In Serinus canaria isolate serCan28SL12 chromosome 5, serCan2020, whole genome shotgun sequence, the following proteins share a genomic window:
- the AHSA1 gene encoding activator of 90 kDa heat shock protein ATPase homolog 1: MAKWGEGDPRWIVEQRADATNVNNWHWTERDASNWSTERLKALLLPVRVEGEEGTCEVTEVSKLDGEASINNRKGKLIFFYEWAIKLAWTGTSKTGVKYKGYVEIPNLSDENDIDEVEILVSLAKDEPDTSLKTLMKQEGAKKIRDAMKTYISTLKTEFTQGMILPTVNGEHMETAPQVAPKAEDRKTAARSSTAIPQSKSIGVKIPTCKISLKDTFLTSPEELYRVFVTQEMVQAFTHAQATLEADKGGKFQLLDGSVTGEFVDLVPEKQLVMKWRFKSWPAGHFATITLNFNDKGGETEVCLEGKGVPASEEERTKQGWQRYYFEGIKQTFGYGARLF; encoded by the exons ATGGCCAAGTGGGGGGAGGGAGACCCGCGCTGGATCGTGGAGCAGCGGGCCGACGCCACCAACGTCAACAACTGGCACTG GACAGAGAGGGATGCCTCCAACTGGTCCACTGAGCGGCTGAaagctctcctcctgcctgtcaGGGTGGAGGGTGAGGAAGGGACATGTGAGGTGACAGAAGTGAGTAAACTGGACGGAGAGGCCTCCATTAACAACCGCAAAGGGAAACTTATCTTCTTCTATGAGTGGGCTATCAAGCTGGCGTGGACTG GCACCTCAAAGACAGGAGTGAAGTACAAAGGTTACGTGGAGATTCCTAATCTCTCGGATGAAAATGACATTGATGAAGTTGAG ATCCTTGTCAGCCTTGCTAAAGATGAGCCTGACACTAGCTTGAAGACCCTGATGAAGCAAGAGGgtgcaaaaaaaattagagatgCAATGAAAACTTACATCAGCACTCTGAAAACGG AATTCACCCAGGGCATGATTTTGCCCACAGTGAACGGTGAACATATGGAAACAGCACCTCAGGTGGCTCCTAAAGCAGAAGACCGCAAG ACGGCTGCCAGGAGCAGTACTGCCATACCACAGTCCAAATCCATAGGAGTCAAGATCCCTACCTGTAAGATCAGTTTGAAGGACACCTTCTTAACATCTCCTGAAGAGCTCTACCGGGTATTCGTTACTCAGGAG ATGGTCCAAGCTTTCACCCATGCACAAGCCACCTTGGAGGCCGATAAAGGAGGCAAGTTTCAGTTGCTGGATGGCAGTGTCACAGGAGAGTTTGTTGACCTA GTTCCTGAGAAGCAGCTTGTTATGAAATGGAGATTTAAATCTTGGCCAGCTG GGCACTTTGCAACCATTACCTTGAACTTCAATGACAAAGGTGGTGAGACAGAGGTGTGCTTGGAAGGCAAGGGCGTTCCTGCCAGTGAGgaagaaagaacaaagcaaGGCTGGCAGCGCTACTACTTCGAGGGCATTAAACAGACATTTGGTTACGGTGCTCGCTTGTTTTAA